In Pelosinus sp. UFO1, one genomic interval encodes:
- a CDS encoding HAMP domain-containing sensor histidine kinase gives MKVSIQEKAGLGLSIVKGIVKAHNGTIKVESTPRWGVPIVMTSDFWITLKRTMLHVM, from the coding sequence TTGAAAGTATCTATACAAGAAAAAGCTGGACTTGGACTGTCAATCGTTAAAGGGATAGTAAAGGCTCATAATGGGACAATCAAGGTAGAAAGTACGCCGAGGTGGGGAGTGCCTATTGTTATGACATCGGATTTTTGGATTACGCTCAAAAGGACAATGCTACACGTGATGTGA
- the glmS gene encoding glutamine--fructose-6-phosphate transaminase (isomerizing) produces MCGIVGYIGPKQASTFLIEGLSKLEYRGYDSAGIAVYDGTQVHVEKSVGRLANLEKKLDNEQLIGNLGIGHTRWATHGRPSDVNSHPHTDCTGDFVVVHNGIIENYMHLKEKLIAKGHVFTSETDTEVVAHLVEEHYKGDFEAAVKKVLSEIEGSYALVFMTKHEPDKIICTKQDNPLVIGLGEGENFIASDIPAIINRTRKTYILSDGELAVVTKDSVWVMNRQGVPITKKVFEVNWDAEAAEKGGYEHFMIKEIYEQPKAIRETMSSRLAKDDSHIILDELKWTKHEIAAIKKVVIVACGTAYHAGIVGKYYIESLARIPVEVDVASEFRYRSPLVDENTLAIVVSQSGETLDTLAALKEAKRLGAKTLAITNVVGSSISREADQVIYTWAGPEIAVASTKAYTTQLVSMAMLAIYIAGLRENISAERSRELISGLRNLPAQLHEILEDVESIKTFAQQYGFNEDVFFIGRSLDYAVALEGALKLKEISYIHAEAYAAGELKHGTLALIIEGVPVIALATQHDVYDKTLSNIKEVKARDAVVIGIAQQGDDQINKYVDHAIFIPQADKFLAPILAVIPLQLLAYYAAITRGCDVDKPRNLAKSVTVE; encoded by the coding sequence ATGTGTGGTATTGTTGGTTATATCGGCCCTAAACAGGCCTCAACATTTTTGATTGAAGGTTTAAGTAAATTAGAGTACCGGGGTTATGACTCTGCCGGTATTGCTGTATATGATGGAACTCAGGTTCATGTAGAAAAAAGTGTAGGTCGTTTGGCTAACTTAGAAAAAAAATTAGATAATGAGCAATTAATCGGTAATCTAGGAATTGGTCATACTCGTTGGGCAACTCATGGTCGTCCTTCCGATGTAAATTCTCATCCTCATACAGATTGTACTGGGGATTTTGTAGTCGTGCATAATGGTATCATTGAAAACTATATGCACCTCAAAGAAAAACTGATTGCCAAAGGCCATGTTTTTACTTCTGAAACAGATACAGAAGTAGTGGCTCATTTAGTAGAAGAGCATTACAAAGGTGATTTTGAAGCGGCAGTTAAAAAAGTATTGTCTGAAATTGAAGGCTCTTATGCATTGGTCTTTATGACCAAACATGAACCAGATAAGATTATTTGTACGAAACAAGATAATCCTTTGGTTATTGGCTTGGGTGAAGGGGAAAACTTTATTGCTTCCGACATTCCTGCTATCATTAACCGTACTCGTAAAACCTATATTTTAAGTGACGGAGAATTGGCTGTTGTCACGAAGGACTCTGTATGGGTTATGAATCGTCAAGGTGTACCCATTACTAAAAAAGTATTTGAAGTAAATTGGGATGCAGAAGCTGCTGAAAAAGGCGGCTATGAGCATTTCATGATCAAAGAGATCTATGAACAACCAAAAGCAATTCGCGAAACCATGTCAAGCCGTTTAGCAAAAGATGATAGCCATATCATACTAGACGAATTGAAATGGACGAAGCACGAAATAGCAGCTATTAAGAAAGTTGTAATCGTAGCTTGCGGTACAGCGTATCATGCTGGTATCGTAGGAAAATATTATATTGAATCATTAGCGCGCATTCCTGTAGAGGTAGATGTTGCCTCTGAATTCCGTTACCGTTCGCCGTTAGTGGATGAAAATACGCTAGCTATCGTAGTCAGCCAGTCAGGTGAAACCCTAGATACCTTAGCTGCTTTGAAAGAAGCCAAACGCCTTGGTGCCAAAACTTTGGCAATTACCAACGTAGTCGGTTCTTCCATTTCCCGTGAAGCGGATCAAGTAATTTATACTTGGGCAGGTCCAGAAATCGCAGTAGCTTCTACAAAAGCATATACTACTCAGCTTGTGAGTATGGCAATGCTGGCAATTTATATTGCCGGACTACGTGAGAACATTTCAGCCGAACGCAGTCGCGAACTTATTTCCGGATTGCGGAACCTACCTGCTCAATTGCATGAAATCCTTGAAGATGTAGAATCCATTAAGACTTTTGCTCAACAGTATGGTTTTAACGAAGATGTATTCTTCATTGGACGTTCATTAGATTACGCAGTAGCATTAGAAGGTGCTCTCAAACTAAAAGAAATTTCCTATATTCATGCAGAAGCTTATGCTGCTGGTGAATTGAAACATGGTACGTTAGCTCTTATCATTGAAGGTGTACCTGTTATCGCCCTAGCTACGCAACATGATGTATATGATAAAACCCTAAGTAATATTAAGGAAGTCAAAGCCCGTGATGCTGTTGTTATCGGTATAGCCCAGCAAGGTGATGACCAAATTAACAAATACGTAGATCACGCTATATTCATCCCTCAAGCTGACAAATTCTTGGCTCCAATACTTGCAGTCATCCCACTTCAATTATTGGCATACTACGCTGCTATCACTCGTGGTTGTGACGTAGATAAACCAAGAAACTTGGCGAAGTCAGTAACTGTAGAATAG
- a CDS encoding glycosyltransferase family 2 protein: MQHISIVVPVFNEQENIKIFYQEVCNYMEPLGYLFELIFVDDGSTDGTILILEELSKADTRVQALLLARNFGHQVALTCGLDYAKGDAVITMDGDMQHPPEMLPLLLGKWEEGFQVVQTIRVDTRDVSLFKKCTSAMFYRLINAMSDIHIVEGGSDFRLLDKKVVQTFRRFKEKARFIRGIIGAMGYRQVQVEFVAPPRYAGKSKFSVRKMFTFALDGITAYSKLPLRFALYLGLFFGFLSFALTLNVLYTKTFTSDAIPGWATIAASVLLLGGLQLVGLGIVGEYVGRIFEEVKQRPLYWVCDELKSSAQVRPKQKNTVA; this comes from the coding sequence ATGCAACATATTTCAATTGTGGTACCTGTTTTTAACGAACAGGAGAATATAAAGATATTTTACCAAGAGGTATGTAACTATATGGAACCACTAGGTTATTTATTTGAATTGATTTTTGTTGATGATGGTTCCACTGATGGAACCATTCTCATTCTTGAGGAGTTATCTAAGGCAGATACAAGGGTTCAAGCACTTCTCCTGGCCCGTAATTTTGGACACCAAGTAGCATTGACCTGTGGTCTTGATTACGCAAAAGGTGATGCGGTCATTACCATGGATGGCGACATGCAGCACCCGCCAGAAATGCTGCCTCTGCTACTAGGTAAATGGGAAGAAGGCTTCCAGGTGGTTCAGACCATTCGAGTTGATACACGAGATGTTTCTTTGTTTAAGAAATGTACATCTGCTATGTTCTATCGTTTAATCAATGCCATGTCTGATATTCATATCGTGGAAGGCGGATCGGATTTTCGATTACTAGATAAAAAAGTTGTACAGACTTTTCGGCGCTTTAAAGAAAAAGCTCGGTTTATTAGAGGAATCATTGGGGCAATGGGTTACAGGCAGGTACAGGTGGAGTTTGTAGCTCCACCTCGTTATGCAGGTAAGTCCAAATTCTCGGTGAGAAAAATGTTTACCTTTGCCCTAGATGGCATTACTGCATACTCAAAATTACCTCTACGCTTTGCCCTTTATCTGGGGTTGTTTTTTGGTTTCCTGAGTTTCGCGCTGACGCTAAATGTTTTGTATACCAAAACTTTCACTTCAGATGCCATTCCTGGGTGGGCTACAATCGCGGCTAGCGTACTGTTACTTGGTGGTCTTCAACTCGTTGGCTTGGGAATTGTTGGTGAATATGTGGGGCGTATTTTTGAAGAAGTCAAGCAACGCCCTCTTTATTGGGTGTGTGATGAATTGAAGAGTAGTGCACAAGTTAGACCTAAACAAAAGAATACGGTAGCGTGA